The Rhodothermales bacterium DNA segment ACGCATGGAATTCTTAAAGATCCTGGCCGCTTAACCGGGGGTTGTTTAGTTCTCAAACCGCACGCAGAGTACCGGCGGCAGGTGTGTGCTGATCGTCTGCCAGGAATCCCCGAGGTTGTCGCTGATCCAGAGCGAGCCGGTGGTGCTGCCGAAGGCGAGGTGGCCGGCGTCGGGCGAAATCTCCAGGCAGTGGCGGTAGACGAGGTCGTACGCGAGTTCCTGCGGCAGGCCGCGGGAGAGGGACTCGACGGTTTTGCCCCCGTCGCGTGTGCGGGTGACGACCAGTTTGCCATCGACGGGGATGCGGGTCTCGTCTTTGATCCCCGGTACGAACCAGGCCATGTCCGGGTCGGTGGGGTGGACGGCCACGCCGAAGCCGAAGTTGCTGGGCTGGACGTCCTCCAGTTCGCGCCACGACAAACCGGCGTCGTCGCTGACGAAGATGCCGTTGTGGTGCTGCATCCACATGCGGTCCGGATTGGACGGCGACTGAACGACGCGGTGTGGGTCCTGGGAGATCGGGTCCCCGGCCATCTCGGGTGGCATGTAGGCGTTGCGGAGGCCTTTTGTCCCGATCAGCTCCCAGCTTGCGCCGGAGTCCCGAGTTGCCCATACGCCACCGCACGACACAGCGATGGTGACGTGTTTCGGGTCGCGGGGGTCGACGAGGATCGAGTGGATGCCGGCGAAGTCGTACCCGCCGCCCATCCATTTCTGCCGGCGGGGGTCGTCCCATAGCGAGCGGATCATCGTCCAGTTCTCGCCGCCATCCGTCGAGCGGAAGAGACCGCCCGGGATGTCGCTGTACCAGAGTTCGCCCGGAAGTCCGCCCTGTTCGAGACCCCAGATGAGGAAGGAGCTCCAGGGCACGTCAATGCCCCGCATGGGATCTTTATCCACAAACCCCTCGGGTTTCGGCGGATAGGCCGGCGCCGGCGCCTCGTCCCACGTCTTTCCCCCGTCCTCCGAGCGCCGGAGCTTGACGCCAAAGTGCCCCGTGCCGAGGGCCGCATGGATACGTTTTCCGCCGGCCTCGGGGAGCACCATCGTCACCGGGTCGCCTAGGAACCAGCTGTTAGCAATCGTCCAGCGTCCGTTGGAGCGCTCGATGCGGAAGAGGCCCTTGCGGGTACCGACGAGAAGGGAGGTGCTCATTAGAGGGTCTAAGGCTTAAGAAGCTAAAGGTTCAAGGTTGAAGGTCTCAGGTGGACACGCCTTAAACCTTCAACCTTGAACCTTGCACCTTTAACCGCGGCTGGAATCAGCCGCCCGAAAGGGCCTGGGCCACGTAGATATCGGCGGATTCGCCGACGGGGTCGTTGAGGCCGATGCGGTCGTGGATGAGTTCCTGGTTCAGAAATATCGCGACGTGTTTGCGTAGGGCCCCCTGGTCATCCAGTACATAGCGTCGTACGCGGGGGTTGGATGCAAAGTAACTCTCCAGCACCTCGCGTACGGTGGCGCCGGCGATCCTAGCCGCCGGCACGTCCACATGCCGGAGCAGGTTTGGGGTGAAGGCAAGAGAAGTCATACTTGCGAATATATGTGCAAAATAGGTGTCGCGACAATCTTTCTACATTTTAGGACACCAGGCGAGCGTACGTCAGCGCGACGTTTCGTCCAGCTCATCCTGTAGCCTGCGTACTTCGCTCAGGAGAGCCGTGAACCGGAGGCCAAACGTCGAGAGGGTATAGGTCACTTCAACCGGAGGTTTATCTCCAAGCACATCACGTCGCACGATGTCATACCCAGTCAGCTTCCGCAACCGCTCGTTCATCACCTTGGCGGATAATCCCGGGCAGGCGCGCTGAAGGGCGCTGGGCCTCGCCGTCCCTCCTTCGATGAGCCCCAGTAGTTGCACAGACCACTTGCAGCCGAGAATGGCTTCGAGCATACCGGCGACGGACTGCTTCTGTTCTAGTGAAGCAGCGGTCTGACCCTTCGTCCGAGCTTCAGAGTGTACCATCTGGTAAGTGCCTGATAAACAGGTGCATTCTTGAAGGGAACTTGAGACTCGTCGTAGCCTCTTGCACTTCACGACACCACGAATCTATCAGGTGCAACACATGCCAACGACGATCGATATTCCCGGGTACACCTACGCAATAGGAGCGGTTCCTCGTTCGCCGGTGACGCCGGCTGACTTCGAACTGATGAAAAAGAGCGTTCTTTTCGATGAGAACGATATCCGTCTTCTCCGCCTTTCCCACGGCGTCGTAAAGGATCAGGTCGAGGCCATCCTCGACGTGTGGTACGGCTTCGTCGGCTCTCAGCCCCACCTGCTGGCTTCGTTCACCGGCAAGAAGGACGGCCAGCCCCTGGGCGACTACCTGGCGCGGGTGCGAGCGCGTTTCGGACAATGGATCCTGGATACGGCGAAGGCGGAGTACGATCAGCGGTGGCTCGATTACCAGCACGAAATCGGGCTGCGGCATCACCGGACCAAAAAGAATACAACCGACGGGGCCGCGTCGACCGACATTGTGCCGTTTCGGGATCTGTTTGCGCTCATATTCCCTGTGACCTTCACGCTTCGGCCTTTCCTGGCTGCAAAAGGGCATTCACCGCAGGACGTGGAGGGGATGTACAATGCCTGGCTCAAATCCTGCCTGCTACAGGTGACGTTGTGGAGTTATCCGTACGTGAAAGCGGGTGATTTCTGATCTGTAATTCGGACGAGACCCGAAGGGTTTTGGAAACCCTTCGGGTCTGCGCGCGGCGTTTACCGAAAGCCTATATCCCCATAGACACATCCCGGAGGGATTTCGTACCCTCCAACATGATATTTCATTTACTTGCCGAACTGGCATGCTGGAGGGTGGCATTCCGGCATGACGATCGAAAACAATGAAGATCGATGTCGTCACTGGCTTCGTCGTACGAGATGCCCCGGGGCCGGCATAAGGAGAGATCATCTTTTCGCTGGACATGTTTTCACCCAGCCCAAGCGGTGCCAGAATAAGAAATCGTATATTTGCTGCCACGCGACTCGAGGCACCTCGATCAGCGGCGATATCGAATTTCCTGCATCTCTGTCTCCAATTCGTGACTCCCTATGAAGCGAAGCGTACCATTCCTCGTCATGTGCCTCCTGTTCATCGGGTTGTCTGGCCCGGCCGAGGCCCAGATCGCCAACCTGGGGTCATTCGCCGTATCGGGCCAGGGCAGTTTGTGTGGTCTCGCCCGCGAAGCCGACACCGGGACCATCTGGGTATACCCGTGTTTTGGCAACGATGTGTTGGCCTATTCGGCGACTGGAGAGGCGGCCGGCTCTGTGCCGCGCCCCGGCGAATCGGCCAATGATGTCGATGTGCTGATCACGCCAGCTTCGTTTGTGCTGGCGGACTCGACGCTGCCGGCTAACACGTTGCTCTTCGTTAACGGGGAGTCGGGCGTGGCGGAAGTATATGCGATCGACAAAGCCACCGGTGTCGTCATCGATACCCTCGTAGCGGGCTTTGGAAATGACCACGTGGTGGGCGGCGCCTACCACACGGCGCGTCAGACGCTCTTTCTGGTGCAGGACAACGTGCCGGCCGCGACGGTCCGCAACCGTATCGCGGAGGTCGACCCCGTCACCGGGGACACGCTGCACACGTTTAGCGTCGAGGCCGATTTCAGCGTGTCGTTTGGCGACATGGATGTGTCGGGCGTGACAGGCAATCTGTTTGTGGTGAGCAGCGTCGAGTCCGACATCGCGGAGTACACCCCCGTCGGCGAATTCGTACAGCTCCACGAGCTTCCTGCTGGAGTGGGTTCACTCAGCGGCATCGCGCTGGACTGCGCCGTGCAAGAAGCCTGGGTGTCCAGCACTTCAGGCACGGTTTTTCAGCTGGGTGAGGTGCCCTGTGGGGTGCCTACGTCCGTGGAAACAGAGCAGCCGACAGCGTATCGGATTTCCTCCGTGTACCCGAATCCGTTTACGACGGACGCGACCATCACCGTCGAACTCGACCGGCCGCAACACGCGCGGATAACGGTGTACGATGTGCTCGGCCGGCTCGTGGAGGTCGTCCATGACGGGCCTGTGCAGGCCGGCGAGCAACCGTTTACGTTATCCGGCGCATCGCTGCCCGCGGGCACCTACCTGGTGCGCCTGCAAGGGGAAAATTTCCTGTACACGCAGCGGGTGTCGCGCATCGATTGACGCGGCACTTTCTGTCGGCAAGACCCGAAGGGTTTTTAAAACCCTTCGGGTCTGCGCGCGGCGTCGACCGATAGCCTATATCCCCATAGACACCTCCCGGAGGAATTTCGTACCCTCCGGCCTCGAATTTCATCGTTTGGGCGGACTGGCATAAAAGTGGGTGGCGTTTT contains these protein-coding regions:
- a CDS encoding winged helix-turn-helix transcriptional regulator gives rise to the protein MVHSEARTKGQTAASLEQKQSVAGMLEAILGCKWSVQLLGLIEGGTARPSALQRACPGLSAKVMNERLRKLTGYDIVRRDVLGDKPPVEVTYTLSTFGLRFTALLSEVRRLQDELDETSR
- a CDS encoding protoglobin domain-containing protein, translating into MPTTIDIPGYTYAIGAVPRSPVTPADFELMKKSVLFDENDIRLLRLSHGVVKDQVEAILDVWYGFVGSQPHLLASFTGKKDGQPLGDYLARVRARFGQWILDTAKAEYDQRWLDYQHEIGLRHHRTKKNTTDGAASTDIVPFRDLFALIFPVTFTLRPFLAAKGHSPQDVEGMYNAWLKSCLLQVTLWSYPYVKAGDF
- a CDS encoding T9SS type A sorting domain-containing protein, whose translation is MKRSVPFLVMCLLFIGLSGPAEAQIANLGSFAVSGQGSLCGLAREADTGTIWVYPCFGNDVLAYSATGEAAGSVPRPGESANDVDVLITPASFVLADSTLPANTLLFVNGESGVAEVYAIDKATGVVIDTLVAGFGNDHVVGGAYHTARQTLFLVQDNVPAATVRNRIAEVDPVTGDTLHTFSVEADFSVSFGDMDVSGVTGNLFVVSSVESDIAEYTPVGEFVQLHELPAGVGSLSGIALDCAVQEAWVSSTSGTVFQLGEVPCGVPTSVETEQPTAYRISSVYPNPFTTDATITVELDRPQHARITVYDVLGRLVEVVHDGPVQAGEQPFTLSGASLPAGTYLVRLQGENFLYTQRVSRID